A stretch of Blautia liquoris DNA encodes these proteins:
- a CDS encoding WecB/TagA/CpsF family glycosyltransferase: MCNKIDVLGVHIDYMDAESSMNRIAEMMKSDRMDMVSVVTMSTLMLARRDPVWKKYIEDMDLTVIGDDEILKAADILMGPIKEEVQNNKFIELFFDFMIQNQKQIFALGETKEEVEGLRNYLHNDYPGIQIVGEAVVQDDASPEKYMNEINSLTVDVIVSGLSGFRQDMLAFENKSQLNSKLWLCLGKQPFIQSNAGLKVSLWSTLLRKNAFKRMVAKYKEENHMIV, from the coding sequence ATGTGCAATAAAATTGACGTGTTAGGTGTGCATATAGATTATATGGATGCAGAATCATCTATGAATCGAATAGCAGAAATGATGAAAAGTGACCGCATGGATATGGTAAGCGTGGTGACCATGAGTACTCTGATGCTTGCCAGGAGAGATCCTGTGTGGAAGAAGTATATAGAAGATATGGATCTCACCGTCATCGGAGATGATGAGATTTTAAAAGCCGCAGATATCTTAATGGGACCGATCAAGGAAGAAGTTCAAAACAACAAATTTATAGAACTTTTTTTTGATTTTATGATTCAGAATCAGAAACAGATCTTCGCTCTTGGTGAGACAAAAGAAGAGGTCGAAGGCTTAAGAAACTATCTGCATAATGATTATCCCGGGATTCAGATTGTCGGTGAAGCGGTTGTACAAGACGATGCTTCGCCTGAAAAATATATGAATGAGATCAACAGTCTTACGGTTGACGTGATTGTAAGTGGACTTTCCGGCTTTCGCCAGGACATGCTCGCGTTTGAGAATAAAAGTCAGCTGAACTCTAAACTGTGGCTTTGTCTTGGAAAACAGCCATTTATTCAGTCAAATGCAGGTTTAAAAGTGAGCCTCTGGAGCACACTATTAAGGAAGAATGCATTCAAACGAATGGTGGCAAAATATAAGGAAGAGAATCATATGATTGTCTGA
- a CDS encoding glutamine synthetase III family protein encodes MQENVNVAEIFGENVFNDAIMQERLPKKVYRRLKDAIANDEELDLDTADMIAHEMKVWAIEKGATHFTHWFQPLTGVTAEKHDAFITAPDERGKVLMSFSGKELIKGEPDASSFPSGGLRATFEARGYTAWDFTSPAFVRQDAAGATLCIPTAFCSYTGEALDQKTPLLRSMEAINMQSLRLIRLFGNTTSKKVTPSVGPEQEYFLVDAKKFLQRKDLIYTGRTLFGAMPPKGQEMDDHYFGTIRQRIAGFMRDVNIELWKMGVSAKTQHNEVAPAQHELAPIYTEANIAVDHNQIIMKTLKRVACQHGMKCLLHEKPFAGVNGSGKHNNWSLTTDDGINLLDPGITPHENIQFLLVLSCIISAVDKHAGLLRESAADPGNDFRLGANEAPPAIISIFLGEQLEDVVEQLISTGNATRSKKCGTLHTGVRTLPDLSTDATDRNRTSPFAFTGNKFEFRMVGSRDSIGMPNTVLNTIVAEAFCDACDRLENSKNLVDAVHDLIKENLSEHQRVIFNGNGYSREWVDEAERRGLANIRSMVDSIPELLKEDTVTMFEKFHVFTKAELNSRAEVQYENYSKTINIEAKTMIDIASKQIIPAVIKYEKSLSETIIAIKNAGVCEVSVESELLCKTSLLLTEANRALKNLKETETKACSLPEGAPRARYYHDVVMEAMNTLRSPIDRLEMIVDKEMWPMPSYGDLMFEV; translated from the coding sequence ATGCAGGAGAATGTGAACGTAGCTGAAATTTTTGGAGAGAATGTTTTTAACGATGCCATTATGCAGGAAAGACTGCCCAAAAAGGTTTATAGAAGATTAAAAGATGCAATTGCAAATGATGAAGAATTGGATCTTGATACAGCCGATATGATAGCCCACGAGATGAAAGTCTGGGCAATCGAAAAGGGTGCAACTCATTTTACTCACTGGTTTCAGCCGCTTACGGGGGTCACAGCGGAAAAGCATGATGCTTTTATCACGGCGCCGGATGAAAGAGGAAAAGTGCTCATGAGCTTTTCCGGAAAAGAGCTCATTAAGGGAGAGCCAGATGCATCATCTTTTCCCTCTGGAGGACTTCGTGCAACCTTTGAAGCGAGGGGATATACGGCATGGGACTTCACTTCTCCTGCATTCGTTCGTCAGGACGCGGCAGGGGCAACACTTTGTATTCCGACTGCTTTTTGCTCATATACTGGTGAAGCACTGGATCAGAAGACACCGTTGCTGCGTTCTATGGAAGCAATTAATATGCAGTCTCTTCGCCTGATAAGACTGTTTGGAAATACAACATCAAAAAAGGTTACTCCGTCTGTAGGTCCGGAACAGGAATATTTTCTGGTGGATGCCAAAAAGTTTCTTCAGAGAAAAGATCTGATCTATACGGGGAGAACCTTATTCGGAGCCATGCCGCCGAAAGGTCAGGAGATGGACGATCATTATTTTGGAACGATTCGTCAGAGAATTGCCGGATTCATGAGAGATGTCAATATTGAGTTGTGGAAGATGGGCGTTTCAGCGAAGACACAGCACAATGAGGTGGCTCCTGCACAGCACGAACTTGCGCCTATCTATACGGAGGCGAATATCGCAGTCGATCATAATCAGATTATTATGAAGACATTAAAAAGAGTAGCTTGTCAGCATGGAATGAAGTGTCTGCTTCATGAGAAACCATTTGCAGGGGTGAACGGTTCTGGAAAGCACAATAACTGGTCACTTACGACAGATGACGGGATTAATCTGTTGGATCCGGGCATTACACCTCACGAAAATATACAATTTCTTCTGGTGTTAAGCTGTATTATCAGTGCGGTTGACAAACATGCCGGACTACTTCGCGAATCAGCAGCCGATCCGGGAAATGATTTTAGACTTGGGGCAAATGAAGCACCGCCGGCAATCATATCCATATTCCTCGGGGAACAACTCGAAGATGTAGTGGAACAGCTAATCAGCACCGGAAATGCCACCAGAAGTAAAAAATGTGGAACACTTCACACAGGGGTCAGGACGCTGCCCGATCTTTCAACAGATGCAACAGACAGAAACAGGACATCACCCTTTGCCTTTACAGGTAATAAATTCGAGTTTCGAATGGTGGGGTCCAGAGATTCGATCGGGATGCCAAATACAGTTTTGAATACAATCGTGGCAGAAGCTTTCTGTGATGCCTGTGACAGACTGGAGAACTCCAAAAATCTTGTAGATGCGGTTCATGATCTGATTAAGGAAAACCTAAGTGAGCATCAAAGAGTTATCTTCAATGGGAATGGATATTCCAGGGAGTGGGTTGATGAAGCCGAAAGAAGAGGCCTGGCCAATATAAGATCTATGGTGGATTCCATCCCGGAACTTCTGAAAGAGGATACGGTCACCATGTTCGAAAAATTCCATGTCTTTACGAAGGCAGAGCTTAATTCTCGCGCAGAGGTTCAATATGAGAATTACTCAAAGACTATTAATATAGAAGCAAAAACTATGATTGATATCGCCTCGAAACAGATTATACCAGCCGTTATCAAATACGAAAAGAGTCTCAGTGAAACTATAATCGCGATAAAAAATGCCGGTGTCTGTGAAGTGAGTGTCGAGTCCGAACTGCTGTGTAAGACATCATTGCTCTTAACAGAAGCGAATAGAGCGTTAAAGAACCTTAAAGAGACAGAGACAAAAGCATGTTCGCTGCCCGAGGGAGCACCGCGGGCGAGATACTATCACGATGTTGTAATGGAAGCTATGAACACTCTTCGAAGTCCCATTGACCGTCTCGAGATGATCGTGGATAAGGAGATGTGGCCGATGCCATCATATGGCGACTTAATGTTTGAAGTCTGA
- a CDS encoding YitT family protein encodes MKESGFVKSRYSDYLLIIIGTALMALAINLILDPAGLVTGGFSGLAIVIKSLTGEFIEDGIPIWLSTTVLNVPLFLIGFKIQGARSLGKTLFGAAALSAWLYLIPAGSLAPDDLLLSAVFGGGLQGLGIGLVFIGHATTGGTDMAAALVQRKFRHYTIAQVMQVIDGIIVLSGVYAFGISKALYAVISIVVMTKLTDTLIEGLHFAVSAYIITEKPEEIASELMLKVNRGVTGIDAKGMYTGNKRTMLYCVAGKKQIVELKDIVMKLDPNAFVIVTDAKEVLGEGFIENI; translated from the coding sequence ATGAAAGAGTCTGGGTTTGTAAAGAGCAGATATTCCGATTATCTGCTCATAATTATCGGAACGGCTTTGATGGCTCTGGCAATCAATCTGATACTGGATCCGGCGGGGCTGGTAACAGGAGGATTTTCGGGTCTTGCAATTGTGATTAAGTCTTTGACCGGAGAGTTTATTGAGGACGGGATACCGATCTGGCTTTCTACGACGGTATTAAATGTACCGTTGTTTTTAATTGGATTTAAAATACAAGGAGCCAGATCTCTGGGTAAAACACTTTTTGGCGCAGCTGCACTTTCTGCATGGCTTTACCTGATCCCTGCGGGTTCACTGGCACCGGATGATCTGCTGCTTTCTGCTGTGTTCGGGGGTGGACTGCAGGGATTGGGAATTGGTCTCGTCTTTATCGGACATGCAACGACAGGTGGAACAGATATGGCGGCTGCACTGGTTCAAAGAAAGTTCCGGCATTATACGATCGCACAGGTTATGCAGGTGATCGATGGAATTATTGTACTTAGCGGTGTATACGCATTTGGGATCAGCAAAGCACTGTATGCGGTGATTTCAATTGTCGTGATGACGAAACTTACTGATACATTAATAGAAGGTCTTCATTTTGCGGTATCTGCATACATTATTACGGAGAAACCGGAGGAAATTGCCAGTGAGCTGATGCTAAAGGTAAACCGGGGGGTTACCGGCATTGATGCAAAAGGCATGTATACGGGTAATAAACGCACCATGCTTTATTGTGTGGCCGGAAAGAAACAAATTGTTGAGCTAAAAGATATTGTGATGAAACTGGATCCGAATGCCTTTGTTATCGTAACGGACGCAAAAGAAGTTCTGGGAGAAGGTTTTATCGAAAACATATGA